Proteins encoded within one genomic window of Marinobacter halotolerans:
- the flhB gene encoding flagellar biosynthesis protein FlhB gives MAEENENSQEKTEEPTPRRLEKAREDGQTARSKELATMAVLISGAMGLLVFGASMGKSMAGIMRDSFVLDRTDIFDTGQMTLHLLASAKEATLATAPLLVVMLIAAIAGSIGIGGLLISGKAIAPKLNRMDPIKGLGRMFSMRSLIELVKAILKVGLVMAVAILILDLRTDDLLSISSESFRGAMEHVLWTLGWSFLVLACATIVIAVIDVPFQIYDHQKKLKMTMQEVKDEYKDTEGKPEVKGRIRQLQREMAQRRMMQDVPGADVVITNPTHYAVALKYDQKKMAAPIVVAKGHDQTAFKIMEIAREHKVEVMRTPPLTRAVYHNTKVGDEIPDGLYMAIAQVLAYVFQLRQFRKGRGDKPHVPDFPIPSDLRRDV, from the coding sequence ATGGCCGAAGAGAACGAAAACAGCCAGGAAAAAACGGAAGAGCCGACCCCCCGACGACTTGAAAAAGCCCGGGAGGATGGCCAGACGGCCCGTTCCAAGGAACTGGCAACCATGGCCGTGCTTATCTCCGGCGCCATGGGGCTGCTGGTTTTTGGCGCGTCCATGGGCAAGTCCATGGCCGGCATCATGCGTGACAGCTTTGTGCTTGACCGTACGGATATATTCGACACCGGGCAGATGACCCTTCATCTGCTGGCCTCTGCCAAAGAAGCTACCCTTGCCACTGCGCCTCTGTTAGTTGTGATGCTGATCGCCGCCATTGCCGGTTCCATTGGCATCGGTGGCCTGCTGATCAGCGGCAAGGCCATTGCGCCCAAACTCAACCGCATGGACCCGATCAAGGGGCTGGGGCGGATGTTCTCCATGCGCTCATTGATTGAGCTGGTCAAGGCGATCCTCAAGGTCGGCCTGGTAATGGCCGTGGCGATCCTGATCCTGGATCTGCGAACCGATGACCTTCTGAGTATTTCATCCGAGTCGTTCCGGGGGGCGATGGAGCACGTGCTCTGGACGCTGGGCTGGAGCTTTCTGGTGTTGGCCTGCGCGACGATTGTTATTGCGGTGATCGACGTGCCTTTCCAGATCTACGATCACCAGAAAAAGCTCAAGATGACGATGCAGGAGGTCAAGGACGAGTACAAGGACACGGAAGGCAAACCGGAAGTGAAGGGCCGGATCCGTCAGCTGCAGCGTGAAATGGCCCAGCGGCGCATGATGCAGGATGTGCCGGGTGCCGACGTGGTGATTACCAACCCGACCCATTATGCGGTGGCGCTGAAGTACGACCAGAAGAAGATGGCGGCGCCGATTGTAGTGGCGAAGGGGCATGACCAGACAGCGTTCAAGATTATGGAGATCGCCCGGGAGCACAAGGTAGAGGTGATGCGGACACCGCCTTTGACACGGGCGGTCTATCACAACACCAAAGTCGGCGACGAGATTCCCGACGGCCTCTACATGGCAATAGCCCAGGTCCTGGCCTACGTTTTCCAGCTGCGCCAGTTCCGCAAAGGGCGTGGCGACAAGCCTCATGTTCCGGATTTCCCGATTCCTTCGGATCTGCGGCGGGATGTTTGA
- a CDS encoding class I SAM-dependent methyltransferase: protein MKLRTVKDRSVKDSTGISFTALYTGAVWHRHGLSDDILATDQGKWLYHLMTPFEAASKAVVGGNLRTFLLQRHLIIDHLIEQTIDRGVTQILEIACGMSPRGIRLREKYPKIHMAEADLPNMATRKASRLLISGHLGARHQVMPIDILATAGDHSLETVMARTFDNNEPVIVITEGLTSYFSLPVISEFWKRLAGLMQERPGSVYLSESYLMPTQPLLRGGLKALGGILGTVTRSDVSFHFEDDRQAAEHFAGCGFSSLTVHNPVDFYGRLSIPESRNDPMVRVVEAGV from the coding sequence ATGAAACTCCGAACCGTTAAAGACCGGTCGGTAAAGGACAGCACCGGCATAAGCTTCACCGCCCTGTACACCGGTGCCGTCTGGCACCGGCACGGGCTGTCCGATGACATACTGGCCACCGACCAGGGAAAGTGGCTGTACCACCTGATGACCCCCTTCGAAGCTGCCAGCAAAGCGGTGGTGGGGGGTAACCTTCGAACCTTCCTGCTGCAGCGCCATCTGATCATCGATCACCTGATTGAACAGACAATCGATCGCGGCGTCACCCAGATACTGGAAATCGCCTGCGGCATGTCGCCCAGGGGTATCCGTCTTCGAGAAAAGTACCCAAAGATCCACATGGCCGAAGCCGACCTGCCGAACATGGCCACCCGCAAGGCCTCCAGACTGCTGATATCCGGCCACCTGGGCGCCCGCCACCAGGTCATGCCCATTGATATACTGGCGACCGCTGGTGACCATTCGCTGGAAACAGTGATGGCCCGAACCTTTGACAACAACGAACCGGTGATTGTTATTACCGAAGGCCTGACCAGCTATTTTTCGCTGCCGGTTATCTCGGAGTTCTGGAAACGCCTGGCCGGCCTGATGCAGGAACGGCCGGGCTCGGTTTACCTGTCAGAGAGCTACCTGATGCCTACTCAGCCGCTGTTACGCGGTGGCCTGAAAGCGCTGGGTGGGATTCTCGGAACGGTCACGCGTAGTGATGTGAGCTTTCATTTTGAGGACGATCGGCAGGCGGCGGAGCATTTTGCTGGGTGCGGCTTTTCGTCGCTGACGGTTCACAATCCGGTGGATTTTTATGGTCGGCTTTCGATACCGGAGAGCAGGAATGATCCTATGGTGCGGGTTGTTGAGGCTGGGGTCTGA
- a CDS encoding uracil-xanthine permease family protein, with translation MQDHTNDPVWKQAIAGSQMLLVAFGALVLMPLITGLDPNVALFTAGIGTLIFHIVTGGQIPIFLASSFAFIAPIMAAKGRFGLEETLGGLMAAGILYIILSGLVRARGTGFITRLLPPVVIGPVIMVIGLSLAPVAVHMASGRTGDGSTQLIPYDTAIWIAMISLAVTLVMSVWAKGIFRLIPIMFGIVVGYVLSAIMGIVDLSPITNAPWFAAPNFVAPAFSMSAILFMVPVAIAPAIEHIGDILAIGSVTHKDYLKKPGLHRTLLGDGLATSAAAALGGPPNTTYSEVTGAVMLTRNFNPRVMIWAAGIAIVLAFVGKFGAALQTIPVPVMGGILCLLFGSIAVVGLNTLIRHQVDLSQARNLVIVAITLVFGIGGMAIGNLEGIALCAVAAIFLNLVLPGKGEAWGNLDETPNR, from the coding sequence ATGCAGGACCATACCAACGATCCGGTCTGGAAACAGGCGATTGCCGGCTCACAGATGCTACTGGTGGCCTTCGGCGCACTGGTGCTGATGCCACTGATCACCGGGCTGGACCCGAACGTGGCACTGTTTACCGCCGGCATCGGCACCCTGATTTTCCACATTGTGACTGGTGGCCAGATTCCCATCTTCCTGGCCTCGTCCTTTGCCTTTATCGCCCCCATCATGGCGGCCAAAGGCCGGTTCGGCCTGGAAGAAACCCTGGGCGGCTTGATGGCGGCAGGTATTCTTTACATCATCCTAAGCGGGTTGGTGCGGGCCCGGGGCACCGGCTTCATCACCCGCCTGCTGCCGCCGGTGGTCATTGGCCCGGTGATCATGGTGATCGGGCTTAGTCTGGCGCCGGTGGCGGTGCACATGGCCTCCGGTCGCACCGGTGATGGCTCCACCCAGCTGATTCCCTACGACACCGCGATCTGGATTGCCATGATCTCGCTGGCGGTCACACTGGTGATGTCGGTCTGGGCCAAGGGCATCTTCCGCCTTATTCCCATCATGTTCGGCATTGTGGTGGGCTACGTGCTGTCCGCTATTATGGGCATCGTTGACCTGTCGCCCATCACCAACGCCCCCTGGTTCGCGGCCCCCAATTTCGTCGCGCCGGCCTTCAGCATGAGCGCCATCCTGTTCATGGTCCCTGTGGCCATTGCGCCGGCCATTGAACACATCGGCGACATCCTGGCCATCGGCAGCGTCACCCACAAGGACTACCTGAAAAAGCCCGGCCTGCACCGCACCCTGCTCGGCGACGGCCTGGCCACCAGCGCCGCTGCTGCCCTTGGCGGGCCGCCCAACACCACCTATTCTGAAGTGACGGGCGCTGTAATGCTGACCCGCAACTTCAACCCAAGGGTGATGATCTGGGCCGCCGGCATTGCGATTGTGCTGGCCTTCGTGGGCAAATTCGGCGCGGCATTACAGACCATACCGGTACCGGTCATGGGCGGCATTCTGTGCCTGCTGTTCGGCTCTATTGCGGTAGTCGGCCTGAACACACTGATTCGCCACCAGGTGGACCTGTCCCAGGCCCGCAACCTGGTGATCGTTGCCATTACCCTGGTATTCGGCATCGGTGGCATGGCGATTGGCAATCTGGAAGGCATTGCCCTGTGCGCCGTGGCGGCTATCTTCCTGAACCTGGTACTGCCCGGCAAAGGAGAAGCCTGGGGAAACCTTGATGAAACTCCGAACCGTTAA
- the upp gene encoding uracil phosphoribosyltransferase produces the protein MPIHEVKHPLIRHKLGLMRRAEISTKNFRELAQEVGALLTYEATKDFSLQPKTIEGWAGPVTIEQIQGKKITIVPILRAGLGMLDGVLSLIPGARVSVVGQVRNEETLEASTYFEKLVGELDQRMSMIVDPMLATGGSLISTIDLLKKAGSTEIRALILVAAPEGVQKVLEKHPDVSIYTASIDDGLNDKGYILPGLGDAGDKIFGTKQKDV, from the coding sequence ATGCCCATTCACGAGGTAAAACATCCGCTGATCCGCCACAAACTCGGCCTGATGCGCCGTGCCGAAATCAGCACAAAGAACTTCCGGGAACTGGCGCAGGAAGTGGGAGCGCTGCTGACCTATGAAGCCACCAAAGACTTCTCGCTCCAGCCCAAAACCATTGAAGGCTGGGCCGGGCCGGTAACCATCGAGCAGATCCAGGGCAAGAAAATCACCATCGTGCCGATTCTTCGCGCCGGTCTGGGCATGCTGGACGGCGTCCTGAGCCTGATACCCGGCGCCCGGGTCAGTGTGGTGGGCCAGGTCCGTAACGAAGAAACTCTGGAAGCCAGCACCTATTTTGAAAAACTGGTCGGGGAGCTGGACCAGCGGATGTCCATGATTGTCGACCCTATGCTGGCCACCGGCGGCTCGCTGATTTCCACTATCGACCTGCTCAAGAAAGCCGGCAGCACCGAGATCCGCGCTCTGATCCTGGTAGCCGCGCCGGAAGGCGTGCAAAAGGTGTTGGAAAAGCACCCGGACGTGTCCATTTACACCGCTTCCATTGACGATGGCCTGAACGACAAGGGCTACATTCTTCCGGGCCTGGGCGACGCAGGCGACAAGATTTTCGGCACCAAGCAGAAGGACGTTTAA
- the flhA gene encoding flagellar biosynthesis protein FlhA, whose protein sequence is MDRALALSSVKSLTRGNIGIPVMLMGLLGMMILPMPTFLLDVFFTFNITLSMVILLVCVYALRPVEFAAFPTVLLVATLFRLALNVASTRVVLLNGQEGGDAAGQVIEAFGAVLIGGNYAVGLIVFAILMIINFLVVTKGAGRVSEVSARFTLDAMPGKQMAIDADLNAGLINQEEAKSRRSEIAQEADFYGSMDGASKFVKGDAIAGLLILAINIIGGVAIGMIQHGLDFGTAMQNYALLTIGDGLAAQIPSLLLATSAAIMVTRVTSSQDMGGQILQQMFDAPKAIGIAAFILIILGLIPGMPHVAFLGLGSIAAVIAWYIWKKDRQTVEEETVVPARSGGARPAGRDISADDQGQAGQLPAPGETRELGWDDVSTVDIVGLEVGYRLIPLVDKSQGGQLLSRIKGVRKKLSQDLGFLMPSVHIRDNLDLMPNVYRITLMGVTIAEAEIHPDRELAIDPGQVFGKIEGIEGKDPAFGLDASWIEPDKKDQAQTLGYTVVDASTVVATHLNQILQKHAHELLGHEEVQKWLDQLEKISPKLAEELVPTAVSISVLLKVLQNLLKEEVPIRDMRSIAEAIVNVHPRSQDPKVLTTMARQALRRMIIQSICGNESEIPVITLDPDLEQLLLKSVQQSQQSGGQDDIGLVLEPNMVEKLQRSLRESVQRQEMLGKPAILLVSGPLRPVLARFASYGVERLHVLSYQEVPDNKQITIVASVGQ, encoded by the coding sequence ATGGACCGAGCGTTAGCCCTCAGCAGTGTCAAATCCCTGACGCGGGGAAATATTGGTATACCCGTGATGCTGATGGGTTTGCTGGGCATGATGATTCTGCCCATGCCGACCTTCCTGCTGGACGTGTTCTTCACGTTCAACATCACGCTGTCCATGGTGATTCTGCTGGTCTGTGTCTATGCGTTGCGGCCGGTGGAGTTTGCGGCTTTCCCGACGGTTCTGCTGGTGGCCACGCTCTTCCGGCTTGCCCTTAACGTCGCCTCGACCCGAGTGGTACTGCTGAACGGCCAGGAGGGCGGGGACGCGGCCGGTCAGGTTATCGAGGCGTTCGGTGCGGTGCTGATTGGCGGCAACTACGCCGTGGGCCTGATTGTATTCGCCATTCTGATGATCATTAACTTCCTGGTGGTCACCAAGGGTGCCGGCCGGGTGTCGGAAGTCAGTGCGCGCTTCACCCTTGACGCCATGCCGGGCAAACAAATGGCCATTGATGCCGACCTGAACGCCGGGCTGATCAACCAGGAAGAGGCGAAATCACGTCGCTCCGAAATCGCCCAGGAAGCGGATTTTTACGGTTCCATGGATGGTGCCAGCAAGTTTGTAAAAGGCGATGCGATTGCCGGCCTGTTGATCCTGGCCATCAACATTATTGGTGGTGTGGCCATCGGCATGATCCAGCACGGGCTGGATTTCGGAACCGCCATGCAGAACTACGCGCTGCTGACCATTGGTGATGGTCTGGCGGCGCAGATCCCCTCACTGTTGCTGGCCACCTCTGCGGCGATCATGGTGACCCGCGTTACCTCCAGCCAGGATATGGGTGGGCAGATTCTGCAGCAGATGTTTGACGCACCCAAGGCCATTGGCATTGCGGCCTTCATCCTGATTATTCTGGGTCTGATTCCGGGCATGCCCCATGTGGCGTTTCTGGGGCTGGGTAGCATCGCGGCGGTGATTGCCTGGTACATCTGGAAGAAGGACCGGCAGACTGTCGAAGAGGAAACCGTGGTTCCCGCCCGCAGTGGCGGCGCCCGCCCCGCCGGACGGGATATTTCCGCCGACGATCAGGGCCAGGCCGGCCAGTTGCCCGCTCCGGGTGAAACCCGCGAGCTGGGCTGGGACGATGTGTCCACAGTGGACATCGTGGGTCTGGAAGTGGGCTACCGATTGATTCCTCTGGTGGATAAGTCCCAGGGCGGACAACTGCTGAGCCGCATCAAGGGCGTGCGCAAGAAGCTGTCCCAGGATCTGGGCTTCCTGATGCCCTCGGTCCATATTCGCGACAACCTCGACCTGATGCCCAACGTCTACCGCATTACGCTGATGGGCGTGACTATCGCCGAAGCCGAAATTCACCCGGACCGGGAGTTGGCCATCGATCCCGGGCAGGTGTTCGGGAAAATAGAGGGCATCGAAGGAAAGGACCCGGCCTTTGGTCTGGATGCCAGCTGGATAGAGCCGGATAAAAAGGATCAGGCCCAGACCCTGGGTTACACCGTTGTGGATGCCAGCACCGTGGTGGCCACCCATCTCAACCAGATTCTGCAGAAGCACGCCCATGAGCTGCTGGGGCACGAGGAAGTGCAGAAATGGCTCGACCAGCTGGAGAAAATCTCGCCCAAGCTGGCCGAGGAGCTGGTGCCCACCGCCGTGTCTATCAGCGTCCTGCTGAAGGTGCTTCAGAACCTGCTGAAGGAAGAAGTGCCGATAAGGGATATGCGTTCGATTGCTGAAGCCATCGTCAATGTGCATCCCCGCAGCCAGGACCCTAAAGTTTTGACCACCATGGCTCGCCAGGCACTGCGCCGGATGATCATCCAGAGCATTTGCGGCAACGAAAGCGAGATTCCGGTGATTACCCTGGATCCGGATCTGGAACAGTTATTGCTCAAGAGCGTTCAGCAGAGTCAACAATCCGGCGGTCAGGATGATATCGGGCTGGTGTTGGAGCCCAATATGGTCGAGAAGCTGCAACGATCTCTCAGAGAAAGCGTTCAGCGGCAGGAGATGCTGGGCAAGCCCGCTATCCTGCTGGTTTCCGGCCCTCTCAGGCCGGTTCTGGCACGGTTTGCCAGCTACGGTGTCGAGCGCCTGCATGTCCTGTCCTATCAGGAAGTGCCGGATAACAAGCAGATAACAATTGTGGCGTCCGTCGGCCAGTAA
- the flhF gene encoding flagellar biosynthesis protein FlhF: MKVKRFFAQSMSEALRQVRDQMGEDAVILSNRRVDGGVEIVTALDYDENMARQRLGDAAKDATNGSRLAELQAEQHRKLEAELNRSRDRIREVRDGQSEQGRAEKQKPAPTDEFARAYPESNADSGSDFADDRYSGELAQMRAEISSLRDMMSAQRQGQGDSARRNGSRPDAAAEKPAISAVQQRLSERLQEFGLAAELSGSLARRHREGRLEDGWKQSLKLLAAGLKTSRGEWASEGGVYALVGPTGSGKTTTIGKLAAHYVLRHGPESLALVTTDRYRVAAHEQLFVFGRILNVPVRVVDERHSLDDILDELSDRHLVLIDTAGLTSSDKGYEEQLNELARSHHQIKTHLVASATSQPRIMKSVWHCYKMANLAGCVVTKTDEALTLGEALGFVMETGLPVAYYTDGQKIPEDLHHAQAVPLVRMAVERLKKLQQQAPVAV; this comes from the coding sequence ATGAAAGTAAAACGGTTTTTTGCCCAGAGCATGTCGGAGGCGCTTCGCCAGGTCCGTGACCAGATGGGGGAAGACGCGGTGATTCTCTCCAACCGAAGGGTGGATGGCGGCGTCGAAATCGTCACTGCCCTGGACTACGACGAAAATATGGCGCGTCAACGCCTTGGCGATGCGGCCAAAGATGCCACCAATGGGTCACGTCTGGCCGAGTTGCAGGCAGAACAGCACCGTAAACTGGAAGCCGAGCTGAACCGATCCCGTGATCGCATCCGCGAAGTCCGCGACGGCCAGTCGGAGCAGGGCAGAGCAGAAAAGCAGAAGCCGGCACCCACCGATGAATTCGCCAGGGCTTACCCCGAATCGAATGCTGACTCCGGCAGTGACTTCGCTGATGACCGCTACTCAGGCGAGCTGGCCCAGATGCGCGCCGAAATTAGCTCGCTCAGGGATATGATGAGTGCCCAGCGCCAGGGGCAGGGTGACAGCGCCCGTCGTAATGGCAGCAGGCCGGACGCCGCCGCAGAAAAACCCGCTATCAGCGCGGTTCAGCAGCGTCTTTCCGAACGGCTTCAGGAATTTGGTCTGGCGGCTGAACTGTCGGGCAGTCTGGCCCGGCGTCACCGTGAAGGCAGACTGGAAGACGGCTGGAAACAGAGCCTGAAACTTCTGGCGGCCGGCCTGAAAACGTCCCGCGGCGAGTGGGCCAGCGAAGGGGGTGTTTACGCGCTGGTCGGCCCTACTGGCTCTGGCAAGACCACCACCATCGGTAAGCTTGCTGCCCACTATGTGCTGCGCCATGGCCCCGAATCGCTGGCGCTGGTGACCACTGATCGCTACCGGGTGGCGGCCCATGAACAGCTTTTTGTATTTGGCCGCATCCTTAATGTACCGGTGCGGGTGGTTGATGAACGCCATTCACTGGATGATATTCTGGACGAGCTGTCGGACCGGCACCTGGTTCTGATTGATACCGCAGGACTGACCAGCTCGGACAAAGGCTACGAGGAACAGCTCAATGAACTGGCTCGCAGTCACCACCAGATCAAGACCCATCTGGTTGCATCGGCCACCAGTCAGCCGCGGATTATGAAATCGGTCTGGCATTGCTATAAGATGGCAAATCTTGCAGGTTGCGTGGTGACCAAAACCGATGAGGCGCTTACTCTGGGAGAGGCTCTGGGATTCGTCATGGAGACTGGTCTGCCCGTGGCGTACTACACTGACGGACAGAAAATCCCGGAAGACCTTCACCATGCACAGGCGGTTCCCCTGGTGCGCATGGCCGTGGAAAGGCTGAAGAAACTTCAGCAGCAGGCCCCGGTCGCAGTTTAG
- a CDS encoding MinD/ParA family protein, with protein sequence MSRPHPVQVIAVTGGKGGVGKSNVSVNLGIALSQMGRRVVLLDADLGLANIDVLLGITANRNIQDVISGECDLRDVLVNGPGGIKIVPASSGTQRMTQLSTLEHAGLINAFSELGDQIDVLIVDTAAGISESVVSFLRASQELLLVVCDEPTSITDAYALIKLMNRDYGTNRFRILANQVRNEQEGRHLFEKLTRVTERFLDVALQYVGMVPYDEAVKKAVQRQKAVLDAYPRAKASLAIKALAEKVDHWPLPSSPRGHLEFFVERLVEV encoded by the coding sequence ATGAGCAGACCACACCCGGTTCAGGTAATTGCGGTAACAGGCGGCAAAGGGGGCGTTGGCAAAAGCAACGTATCAGTCAACCTGGGTATTGCGCTGTCCCAGATGGGGCGGCGGGTGGTGCTGCTGGACGCGGACCTGGGTCTTGCCAACATTGATGTCCTGCTCGGTATTACCGCCAACCGCAATATCCAGGACGTTATTTCCGGTGAGTGCGATCTGCGCGACGTTCTGGTCAACGGCCCCGGCGGCATCAAGATCGTGCCGGCTTCGTCCGGTACCCAGCGAATGACCCAGCTGTCCACCCTTGAACACGCAGGGCTGATCAATGCCTTCAGTGAGCTTGGTGACCAGATTGATGTGTTGATTGTCGACACCGCCGCCGGCATTTCCGAATCCGTTGTGAGCTTCCTTCGAGCCTCCCAGGAGCTGCTGCTGGTGGTCTGTGACGAACCCACCTCGATTACCGATGCTTACGCACTCATCAAGCTGATGAACCGCGATTACGGCACCAACCGTTTCCGAATTCTGGCCAATCAGGTTCGCAACGAACAGGAAGGGCGCCACCTGTTCGAGAAACTGACCCGCGTGACCGAGCGGTTCCTTGATGTAGCGCTACAATATGTTGGTATGGTGCCCTATGACGAAGCGGTCAAGAAAGCCGTCCAGCGGCAAAAAGCGGTTCTGGATGCCTACCCCCGGGCCAAGGCATCACTGGCGATCAAGGCGCTTGCCGAGAAGGTTGACCACTGGCCGCTACCGTCCTCCCCGAGAGGCCATCTGGAATTCTTTGTGGAGCGGCTCGTCGAAGTCTGA
- a CDS encoding RNA polymerase sigma factor FliA — MTLAKELGIYKRTGNGGPSALVEEHAPLVKKIALHLMARLPPSVQLEDLMQAGMMGLLEASQRYTSTKGATFETYAGIRIRGAMVDEIRKGDWVPRSVHRNARRISSAIKVVEDRLGREAQDWEVAEEMGLDINDYYAGLSDANSGRLFSLDELNESGDLPIDEQNVGDNPLEGLASAKFKSSLAGAIDDLPEREKLVLSLYYQEELNLKEIGAVLGVSESRVSQIHSQAALRLRGRLADWHQK, encoded by the coding sequence ATGACATTGGCGAAAGAACTTGGAATCTACAAGAGAACCGGAAACGGCGGCCCTTCAGCGCTTGTTGAGGAGCACGCACCTCTGGTCAAGAAAATTGCCCTTCACCTGATGGCCCGTCTGCCTCCCTCGGTTCAACTGGAAGATCTGATGCAGGCCGGCATGATGGGTCTGCTGGAAGCCTCCCAGCGATATACGTCTACCAAGGGCGCCACCTTTGAGACCTACGCCGGCATTCGCATCCGTGGTGCCATGGTGGACGAGATCCGCAAAGGCGACTGGGTTCCCCGTTCGGTCCACCGTAATGCCCGCCGTATTTCCAGTGCCATCAAGGTTGTCGAGGACCGTCTAGGTCGCGAAGCCCAGGACTGGGAAGTGGCGGAAGAGATGGGGCTTGATATTAATGACTATTACGCCGGGCTGAGTGATGCCAACAGCGGACGACTTTTTAGTCTTGATGAGCTCAATGAATCCGGCGACCTGCCGATAGACGAACAGAACGTGGGCGATAACCCGCTTGAAGGTCTGGCTTCGGCGAAATTCAAATCCAGCCTGGCGGGCGCGATTGATGATCTGCCTGAACGCGAGAAACTGGTGTTGAGCCTGTATTACCAGGAAGAGCTCAACCTTAAAGAAATTGGTGCGGTACTCGGTGTAAGCGAAAGCCGCGTCAGCCAGATCCACAGCCAGGCGGCGTTACGCTTGCGCGGGCGGCTCGCAGACTGGCATCAGAAATAA
- the cheY gene encoding chemotaxis response regulator CheY yields the protein MDKNMKILIVDDFSTMRRIIKNLLRDLGFSNTDEADDGNTALPMLRSGKYDFLVTDWNMPGMSGLDLLKEVRADDDLKTLPVLMVTAEAKRDQIVAAAQAGVNGYVVKPFTAAVLKEKIEKIFERIQ from the coding sequence TTGGACAAAAACATGAAAATCCTGATCGTGGATGATTTCTCAACCATGCGACGGATCATCAAAAATCTGCTGAGAGATCTCGGTTTTAGTAACACCGATGAGGCAGATGATGGCAACACAGCTCTGCCGATGCTTCGAAGCGGCAAGTATGACTTTCTGGTGACGGACTGGAACATGCCCGGCATGTCAGGGCTGGACCTTCTTAAAGAGGTCCGGGCTGATGATGACCTGAAGACTCTGCCCGTGTTGATGGTAACTGCGGAAGCCAAGCGTGATCAGATCGTGGCGGCGGCGCAGGCCGGTGTGAATGGTTACGTGGTAAAACCGTTCACCGCAGCCGTTCTGAAGGAAAAGATCGAGAAGATCTTCGAACGGATCCAGTAA
- a CDS encoding protein phosphatase CheZ, whose protein sequence is MSKQETDGQGLEPEAKAKLQSQAEQLLEQVNAGDYTAAMTVINDLTEVRDQSLYREVGRLTRSLHEAIRNFQIDPRNAEQSEALSKMTDASDRLEYVVQMTSKAANRTMDLVEDAMPRASAMRDEAAELRDEWQRLRRREMKPAEFRALYKRIDSFFVTLNVDASATYDNLSEILLAQDFQDLTGQVIQKVTALVKEVEEHLLSLVVMASHVDQITGTVYEPGPDQREPESAEKGVGPQIKADEREDVMSGQDDVDDLLSSLGF, encoded by the coding sequence ATGAGCAAGCAAGAGACGGACGGTCAGGGGCTGGAGCCGGAGGCCAAGGCAAAACTTCAAAGCCAGGCTGAACAACTGCTCGAACAGGTAAACGCAGGTGATTATACCGCCGCCATGACGGTGATTAACGATCTGACCGAGGTTAGGGATCAGAGCCTTTACCGCGAAGTGGGCCGGCTGACCCGGAGCCTGCACGAGGCCATACGGAATTTCCAGATTGACCCGCGCAATGCCGAGCAGTCTGAGGCGCTGTCCAAAATGACTGACGCGTCTGACCGGCTTGAATACGTGGTGCAGATGACCAGCAAAGCGGCGAATCGCACCATGGACCTGGTGGAAGATGCGATGCCCAGGGCCAGTGCCATGCGCGATGAGGCGGCGGAATTACGGGATGAGTGGCAGCGATTGCGCCGCCGGGAAATGAAGCCGGCGGAATTCCGGGCCCTGTACAAACGGATCGACAGTTTTTTTGTAACCCTGAATGTCGACGCCAGCGCCACCTATGACAACCTGTCGGAAATACTGCTGGCCCAGGACTTCCAGGACCTCACCGGCCAGGTTATTCAAAAGGTAACGGCGCTGGTAAAAGAGGTGGAAGAGCACTTGCTGAGCCTGGTGGTAATGGCCAGCCACGTTGACCAGATAACCGGGACGGTTTACGAACCCGGTCCAGATCAACGTGAGCCGGAATCGGCCGAGAAGGGCGTTGGCCCGCAGATCAAAGCGGACGAGCGGGAAGACGTAATGTCTGGGCAGGACGACGTAGACGATCTACTGTCCAGCCTTGGTTTTTGA